From the Vibrio tubiashii ATCC 19109 genome, the window GAGAATACCTGCATTTGCCGCACCCGCTTCGCCGATAGCAAGAGTACCAACAGCAATACCTTTTGGCATTTGCACGATGGAGTATAGAGAGTCTAGACCACTAAGTGCACGGGACTGAACTGGAACACCTAGGACTGGCAGTGAAGTGAAGGCTGCCGCCATGCCTGGTAAGTGCGCCGCACCGCCAGCGCCAGCGATGATTACTTTTAAACCACGCTCTTTAGCGCTGGTCGCATAGTCTGCAAGAAGTTGAGGGGTACGGTGCGCAGAAACCACTTTAGTTTCGTACTCAACCCCGAATCTATCGAGCATTTCTGCTGCTAGTTTCATGGTTGGCCAATCTGATTTAGAACCCATGATGATACCGACTTTCATCTCAAACTCCTTCAAAGCTGCATAGAATTGGTGAGCAAACATTTTGAGCGCATTATACGGAGATTTCACACTTAAGCAAACGTTTGCGTCGGGGTGGAATACTTAGCTTGGGAATTTATTAATAAATAGCTTTAGTCTCGGATTGAGATTGTTTGTAAACTTAGGCCAATAGAGAATAACCAAGGTGTGATTAAGTGGAAAACTTTAATCAAGCACTGAATGCTTTGATGGATGGTGAAGTGATCGCTTATCCAACCGAAGGAGTCTTTGGTGTGGGTTGCGATCCCGATAATAGTGAAGCGGTGCGCAAGTTATTGGATCTTAAGCAACGTCCTGCCGACAAAGGGCTCATTCTTATTGCAGCGAGTTACCAGCAGCTAATTCCGTATATTGATGAATCTCAGTTGACTCAAGAGCAGCTAATCAGGGTCAAGCAGAGTTGGCCAGGGCCGATCACTTGGATAATGCCATCGAGTGAGCGTGTATCTCGTTGGGTATCCGGCCAGCATCAATCGATTGCCGTGCGAGTGACGGATCATCCTTTGGTACAAAAGATGTGTAATGCATTCGGAAAGCCGTTAACCTCTACCAGCGCAAACTTGTCCGGTCAGCCACCATGCATGACAAGTGAAGAAGTTTATATGCAGTTTGGTTATGACCAGATTGCGGTACTCGAAGGCCAAACGGGTGGTAGAGAAAAGCCCAGCGAAATTCGAGATGCTAAATCACTACAAGTATTAAGACAGGGATAACCCTGCAGTAAAGGAAGTTGTATGTCAGCCATAGATAAACAAACGGTAAAGCAATTTTTAATGGATCTTCAGGATTCGATTTGTCAGCAGCTCGAAGAGGTGGATGGACAAGCGGTATTTGTTGAAGATGCATGGCATCGCGAGCCTGGAGAAAAGCTAGGTGGCGGTGGTCGTACCCGAGTAATGAAAGATGGTGCTGTTTTTGAGCAAGGTGGGGTTAACTTTTCACATGTGCAAGGTAAAGAAATGCCAGCTTCCGCCACGGCGCATCGCCCTGAATTAGCTGGGCGTCGCTTCGAGGCAATGGGCGTCTCTTTAGTTATGCATCCAAATAACCCTTATGTGCCTACTTCACATGCCAATGTTCGTTTCTTTATTGCGGAAAAAGAGGGTGAGGAGCCGATTTGGTGGTTTGGAGGCGGTTTTGATTTAACACCTTTCTACCCATTTGAAGAAGATGCGCAGTATTGGCACAACACGGCTAAAGAAGTGTGTGCACCATTTGGCGAAGGCGTTTACTCAGAACACAAAGCTTGGTGCGACAAATACTTCTACTTACCTCACCGAGATGAAACTCGTGGTGTTGGTGGCTTATTCTTTGATGATCTCAACCATTGGCAGTTTGATAAGTGTTTTGACTATATTAAGGCGGTCGGTGAGGGTTATTGCCAAGCTTACCTGCCGATTGTTGAACGTCGTAAAGAGACTGAATACGGTGAGCGTGAACGCCAGTTCCAACTGTATCGTCGTGGGCGCTATGTAGAGTTTAACTTAGTCTTTGACCGTGGCACATTGTTTGGCTTACAAAGCGGCGGCCGCACTGAGTCTATTCTTATGTCTATGCCGCCACTAGCGCGCTGGGAATACGCTTACCAAGTGGAGCCAAACTCTCCAGAGGCTGAGCTGTATGATCATTACCTTAAACCGAGAGAGTGGTAATACTTTCCTCCTTATATAGATAGTGATAGGGTCAATGTTCCGCATTGGCCCTTTTTGTTTCTGATAGGTAAGGATATGACTCAGCAAATAGACAACTACGTTGTTTTTGGTAACCCAATCGCCCAAAGTAAATCACCATTTATTCATACGCTATTTGCTCGTCAAA encodes:
- the purE gene encoding 5-(carboxyamino)imidazole ribonucleotide mutase, whose product is MKVGIIMGSKSDWPTMKLAAEMLDRFGVEYETKVVSAHRTPQLLADYATSAKERGLKVIIAGAGGAAHLPGMAAAFTSLPVLGVPVQSRALSGLDSLYSIVQMPKGIAVGTLAIGEAGAANAGILAAQILGTHDEAVMAKVEAFRAEQTETVLANPNPAED
- a CDS encoding L-threonylcarbamoyladenylate synthase translates to MENFNQALNALMDGEVIAYPTEGVFGVGCDPDNSEAVRKLLDLKQRPADKGLILIAASYQQLIPYIDESQLTQEQLIRVKQSWPGPITWIMPSSERVSRWVSGQHQSIAVRVTDHPLVQKMCNAFGKPLTSTSANLSGQPPCMTSEEVYMQFGYDQIAVLEGQTGGREKPSEIRDAKSLQVLRQG
- the hemF gene encoding oxygen-dependent coproporphyrinogen oxidase — translated: MSAIDKQTVKQFLMDLQDSICQQLEEVDGQAVFVEDAWHREPGEKLGGGGRTRVMKDGAVFEQGGVNFSHVQGKEMPASATAHRPELAGRRFEAMGVSLVMHPNNPYVPTSHANVRFFIAEKEGEEPIWWFGGGFDLTPFYPFEEDAQYWHNTAKEVCAPFGEGVYSEHKAWCDKYFYLPHRDETRGVGGLFFDDLNHWQFDKCFDYIKAVGEGYCQAYLPIVERRKETEYGERERQFQLYRRGRYVEFNLVFDRGTLFGLQSGGRTESILMSMPPLARWEYAYQVEPNSPEAELYDHYLKPREW